CAACTCAGATTGGGCCAGACTGCTGATTTTCTTTGCTAAGCACCGCGGTTTCAAATCCAATCGGAAACATATCAGCGACAGCGGCGATGAAGGCCAGATGCTGAATGCTATTACGGAAAATCAAGAGATTCTGAACAACTATCACACCGTTGGCGAAATGCTGTATAAAAACGAAAAATTTAAAGCCTGTAAACGAAATAAAGGCGGCTCTTATGCATTTACTGTCAGTCGGGATATGCTGGCTGATGAAATTCATGCCTTGTTTGACGTACAGCGGAGTCTAGGACAAGCCTATGCGTCAGAGGAATTAGAAGAAGAATATATGGAGCTATTTTCAGCACAGCGCAATTTTGATGAAGGTCCCGGTATGAACAGTCCATATAGCGGAAACCAAATTGAAAAAATGATCGGCTGTTGCACCTTTGAAGACGATGAAAAACGAGCGCCTAAAGCCAGCTATGCTTTTATGGCTTTTAATGTATGGCAAAAGATTAATCATCTTCGCGTAACCTGTGAAGGAACAGATCGCTCTTTATCACAGGCGGAAAAAGAAACGTTGGCTGCACTCGCTTGGAAAAAAGAAAATATCACTTTTAAAGATATTCGCAATAAGCTTGGACTGGATGATACAGTTCGATTTTTAGATGTAAATTATAATTTAGACAAATATAAAACGGCAGAAGAAGCCGAGAAGAAGGTAAAATTTAGCTGGGTCAAAGAATATCATGCGATTCGCAAAGCTTTGGATAAGGTGAAAAAAGACCGTATTTCAGAATTAAGCCATGAGCAGATTGATACCATTGCCTATGCGTTTACTGTCTACAAAAATGATGAAGCCATTAAAAGATATTTGCTGGAACATGCTATTGAACTGGCTGACGCTGAAGCTTTATTAGAAAACATATCGGGATTCAGTAAATTTGGCCACTTGTCGGTCAAGGCATGCTATAAGCTGCTGGAGCCCCTGCAGCAGGGCCATGTATATACCAAAGCTTGCGAAATTGCCGGATACGATCCGCAGAAAAGTAATCAGGAAAATATCAGTGATATCCCGAATCCAGTAGTAAAACGGGCGTTGAGTCAGGCTTTGAAAGTTATTAAGGCGATTATCCGGCAATATGGATGCCCCCCTGTGGAAATTCATATTGAATTAGCCCGCGAGCTGGCTAAAAGCGCAAAAGAACGGACAGTGCTAGAGAAGGCTATGAAGGACAATCAATCCCGCAACGAAAAAATCAAAACTAAGCTCCATGAACTGAACGTCATGCAGCCGACGGGGCTGGATATTGTCAAGTATAAGTTATACGAACAACAACAGGGCGACTGCGCTTATTCGCAGAAGAAGTTCGATGTGAATCGTCTGCTTCATGATCCCACCTATGCAGAAGTAGATCACATTATTCCGTATAGCCGTTCTTTTGATGATACATACCGCAACAAGGTATTGGTATTGACGAAAGAAAACCGGGACAAAGGCAATCGGACGCCTATGGAATATTTTCAAGATAAGCCGGAGCGGAAAGAAGCGTTTATCAACTGGGTAAAGCGTACGATTTCTGATGGGAAAAAACGAAATAATTTACTGCGCGTCAATTATTCTGCTGACGCTGAAAAAGAATGGAAAGATAGACATCTGCAGGATACGCAGTATATCAGCCGGTACTTATATAATTATTTGAAACGGCATATTGAATTAAAAGAAGGATATACAGACAGAAAACGACGCATTATTCCTGTCAACGGTGCTGTGACAGCATATGTCCGCAAACGGCTGGGTATTTCTAAAATTCGCGAAAACGGAGACTTGCATCATGCCGTGGACGCCGTTATTATTGCCTGTGTGACTCAAGGCGTAGTCAATAAGATTTCCCGCTACAGCAAAATAAAAGAGCTGCGGCAGTTCATGACGGCAGACGGTATGATTGTTGACAAAGAAACAGGAGAAGTACTGCAGACTACCAATCCGCGTAAAACAGATCCCTTCCCCGAACCATGGCCGAAATTCCGTCAGGAATTGGAAGCTCGGGTCAGCGACAATCCGGCAGAAGCGATTGCAGCGCTGGGGCTGCCGACATATAAAGGCATTGTCAATATTTCCGCGCCTTTTGTCTCACGCATGCCTAACCGTAAGGTTCACGGGCCGGCGCACGCAGACACTATTCGTAGTCCTAAATTGCGTAAAGAGGGCTATGTAATATCTAAAACAACGTTATCTAAATTAAAATTGAAGAATGGCGAAATAGAGGGCTATTATAATCCTTCTAGCGATAGACTTCTTTATGAAGCATTGAAACAACGACTAGAGGCTTTTGGCGGAGATGGGAAAAAGGCTTTTAAAGAACCGTTTTATAAACCTAAGGCAGATGGAACATTCGGAGCAGAAGTTAAAAAAGTAAAGTTGATAGAAGCGGCTACGTTGTTGGTATCTGTAAATAATGGTAAAGGTGTAGCTCAGAATGATTCCAACAATGGAATGGTTCGTGTTGATGTGTTTGGTGTCGATGAAAATGGAAAACTTGGATACTATTTTGTTCCTATATATGTTGCAGATACAATAAGAGATATTCTGCCTAATAAGGCGATAATTCAAGGTAAAAAATATACTGATTGGAAAGTTATGAAAGATGATGATTTTCTGTTTTCTCTATATTCAAATGATTTAATTTATATTGAATCTGCTAAAGAAATTGTCTTACATACTATAAAAGAGAGTACGTTACCATCTGATTATAATATAAAAAAAGGTTTCTTGTATTATAAAGGGACTCACGGACGTAATGCAACTCTTACAGTAGTTAATCATGATGGAACCTATACAAAAGGCAGTATGGGGGCCAAAGGGTTACTCTGTCTAAAGAAATGTACAGTAGATGTTTTAGGCAATATACATTACGTGAAAAAAGAAAGACGATTAGGATTTAAATGAAAGTGTGATGCAGAATGTATCAACATATCGTCATAGAAAGTGGTGCAAAGTTATATCAGAAAAACAGCCAGCTTTTTATAGAAGCTGAACAGATTCATCATATTCCCATAGAAGATATCGCTACGCTGCTGTTAGATAATCGCCGTATTGCAATTACGGGGTATTGTTTGGAAACAGTAGTAAAAAACGGCGCTGTCGTCATATTGTGCAACGAGAAACACTTGCCCAGCGCCGTTATGCTGCCATTTGCGGCTAATTCCCGGCGACTGAAGATGATAAATCTGCAGGTAGGGCAGACCAGGCCGCGGAAAAAGCAGCTCTGGAAACAGATCATACAGCAGAAGATTTATAATCAGGGACGGTGTCTGGAACTGTGCGGAAAAGAAAATGTAGTCAAAAAGTTTATAGATAAGGTTAAATCCGGCGACAGCACAAACGCTGAAGGAACTGCGGCGGCAGCGTACTTTAAAGCCTTATATGGAGACGAGTTTATTCGCCATGGCAGCGATGTAGTAAACAGTATCCTGGATTACGGCTATGCGGTGCTTCGCAGTTCCATTGCTCGGTATTTGGCCTTATACGGATTCGAACCTAGCTTGGGAATATTTCATCACAGCGAGTTAAATTCATTCAATTTGGCTGATGACTTAATTGAACCGTTTCGGCCTATTGTCGATATATATGCATATCGGTATGTTGGAACGGAAGAAAAGGAGATGAGTGCTGCAGTACGTCGAGAACTGGTCCAATTATTAAGCTGCAATATCTGTTCCGGAAATGAAGTTCATGCTGTTCATTATGCCATTGAGCGGACGGTGCAAAGCCTGATTCGTGCCTATACAGAAAAAGAAAAATGCTTGTTGCTGCCGGAACTGCTGCCTTTACAAGTTCATGCATATGAGTAGGTTTATGCGTTTAATCGTCATGTTTGATTTACCTGTTCGAACAAAGGCAGAACGACGGGCAGCAACGCAGTTTCGACAATTTCTTTTAAAAGACGGATATTATATGATGCAATTTTCCGTCTATGTGCGCTTGTGCAATGGTATGGAAGCAGCTAATAAACACCGGATGAGAATTTTACATGCATTGCCTAAAGCAGGGTCTATTCGTACCTTGTTAATTACGGAACGACAATTTGAATCAATGGAAATTTTATGTGGGGCGAATTGTCAAGCTAAGTGCAACTTTTTAGAGTAATGTACTTCGTATGGCGTTTTGTATCCTAAACATTTTCGGGGACGGCGATTTAGTTCTGCAAAAACAGCTTGCACATAGGCTTCTGGAACGAGTGTGATGTCCGTCCCTTTCGGGAAATACTCTCGGACTAGGCCATTGGTATTTTCGTTGCTTCCCCGCTGCCAGGGCTGATGCGGCGGCGGGAAATAAAACGGCACGCCGTTCAAGGCCTCCGTGACAGCGGCATGATGGGCGAACTCTTTTCCTCTGTCCGGCGTAAGGCTTTTTACAGGTTGCCCTTGCAGTACCTGAAGCAATACCGTATTGACGGCTTGTGCTGTCTTTTTGGCTGCTTTGCCTCCTACCAGATACCGGCTCTTTCTATCTACCAACGTAACCAGACAGGCTTTTCCTGTCTTTCCTGCTATGGTATCACATTCCCAATGTCCTCGCCGGGAGCGGTTAGCGGCTCCTGCTGGCCGTTCCGAAATATCGTGAGAGATGGGAATAGAACCCCGTCGTTCCTGATATTGCCGGGTATGCCGGGATTTTCCATGATGCCGCAAGCGGCGGACCGCACCGCGGGACCCATGGGAGGACGACGTTTCATCAAACATACCGGCATATATGGCGCGGTAAATCGTTGCATAGCTAAGGAGTGCCTTCTGATGTTCCAGCTGCAAGCGTCCGGCAATTTCTTCTGGGGACCAATGATGCACCAGGAAGAGATTTTTAACCAATGCGAATAGCTCGGCATTCTCTAACCGCTTGTGAGGCTTGCATGCCTTACGGCGGCGGGCATACTGTTGTTGTGCGGTGATGGGCAGATACTTGCCGTTCACTGTATTTCTGCGTAGTTCCCGTGAGATCGTGGATTTATCTCGGCCGAGGGCCGCCGCAATTCGAGAGATAGAATAGGACTGCGCGCGAAAAAAGAGTAGATTTTCTCGTTCAGATAGAGTAAGATGATGATAGTGGCACATAGGTTTCCTCCGAGATATAGATTTTGTTTGGTAGCATTATTATATCAGAAACCTATGTGTCATTTTTTATAGGTGTTGCACTTGTATTGTAAATTCGCCGGTGAAAAAATTCCCGATTTAGATGAAAATAAGAAGAAAAATACAGTCGTTGTTTTGTAATTTTTGTGAAAAAAGTGTCTCGAAAGAGGCACTTTTTCTGCTTTTCCGACGATTTTTTTCATACTAAAAAGAACGTCGCAGAAAGTGTGCAACGTGCTTTTTAGCAGGTATATTATACCTTAGCGAGAGATATTAGGGAACTACAACCATTACCTTTATTTCCCGCACGGAACAGTTATTATACCTTAGCGAGAGATATTAGGGAACTACAACATCACAACAAATTATAAGTTTGACACCGTCATTATACCTTAGCGAGAGATATTAGGGAACTACAACATGACACTATACGACATTTGCGCCGCCTGGATTATACCTTAGCGAGAGATATTAGGGAACTACAACTATTCTTTGAGTCTACGGACGAGAATGTTAATTATACCTTAGCGAGAGATATTAGGGAACTACAACCAGCAGATAATGCAAGTTTCTGCAAGCTATATTATACCTTAGCGAGAGATATTAGGGAACTACAACAGTTCACGTTCATGGGCGTTAGAAACGATTATTATACCTTAGCGAGAGATATTAGGGAACTACAACCCTTCCCGTACCGGCAGAATTTCCTTGCGCATTATACCTTAGCGAGAGATATTAGGGAACTACAACTAGGACGGGCTCTATCTTCGCAATGTCCTTATTATACCTTAGCGAGAGATATTAGGGAACTACAACGAACGAACGTGAACGATTGAGCCAAATCCGATTATACCTTAGCGAGAGATATTAGGGAACGATAAGAGGACAGAACAGTTTGACACGTCGTCATTGATATATTACTGTTCACTATCATTGTACTGTAACATGGCATAATTGTGAATATGTAAAGTTTTATTATTTTCTCTGTCTGGGCGGTTCTTACCAAAATAGGATGATTTTATGCCGTTCATATGGTATAATACTATTTTGTAAATGTGTATTAAATTTTTCTGCGAGGAGTGTCTGTATGAAAATCAGTGCTGAAGAAATAAAGAAAATTGCACTGTTGTCCCGCTTGGAAATCAAGGAAGACCAGATTGACGCTGTCGGGAAACAGCTGAACGACATTTTATCGTATATGGATCTCATGAGTCAGGTAGATATTACGGATGTACAGCCGACGGCTCATGCCGTATCCATGTCCAATGTCATGCGCGACGATGTGCCCCATACGTCCCTGCCCAATGATAAAGCGCTGCAAAATGCGCCGGAACCGGAAAACGGCTACTTTAAAGTGCCGAAGGTCATTCAGGATTAAGGAGGGATATTGTGGTAACGATACATGGATTACACGACAAGCTCGTCAAAGGCGAACTGTCTGCCGTTGAATTGACAAAAGCCTATATTGCCCGCAAAGACGCCGTAGAACCGCAGGTTCAGGCTTTTTTGTCGGATAACCGCGAATTTGCGCTGGAAGCGGCTGCTGCCGTCGATAAAAAAATCGCTGCCGGTGAAGCGATTGCCGATCTGGCTGGCGTTCCCGGGGCCATTAAAGATAATATCTGCATTAAAGGACAGTACGCTACGTGCGCGTCCAAGATGCTGAAAAATTTCAAATCGCCGTATAATGCGACGGTTATTGAAAAGCTGATGGACGTCGATTACGTCAGCCTTGGCAAGACCAACATGGATGAATTCGCCATGGGCAGCTCGACGGAAAACTCGGCCTTCCAGATTACGCATAACCCCTGGGGGCTGGATTATGTTCCCGGCGGCTCGTCGGGCGGTTCGGCTGCTGCCGTCGCTGCCGGCGAATGCGTATGGTCTCTCGGCTCCGATACGGGCGGATCGGTCCGCCAGCCTGCGGCTTACTGCGGCGTCGTCGGCCTCAAACCGACGTACGGCCTCATTTCCCGCTACGGCCTCATCGCCTTTGCGTCGTCCCTCGACCAGATCGGCACCTTTACGAACGACGTAGAAGACTGCGCCATTGTGCTGAATGCCGTTGCCGGTCACGACGCGAAAGACTCGACGTCTATTCCGCAGGCTAAAAAGGACTACAAGCAGGCCTTGGTCAACGACGTCAAGGGCATGAAGATCGGCATTCCCGAAGAATTCTTCGGCGAAGGCCTCGACGCTGAATGCCGCAAGGCCTTGGATGAAGCCATTGAAACGTACAAGAAATTAGGCGCGGAAATCGTGCCGGTCAGCATGCCTCACGTAAAATACGGCATCGCCGCCTACTACATCATCGCCCCGGCCGAAGCCAGCTCCAACCTGGCCCGGTACGACGGCGTCGGCTTTGGCCTGCGCGTCGAAGGCAAGGACATCGTCGATATGTATATCAAGACCCGTTCCGAAGGCTTCGGCCCGGAAGTACAGCGCCGCATCCTTCTCGGCACGTACGTCCTGAGCTCCGGCTATTACGACGCCTACTATCTGCGGGCTATGAAGGTCCGCACGCTTATCAAGCATGATTACGACGAAGCGCTGAAGCAATGCGACGTCCTCCTGACGCCGACGGCTCCGGACACGGCCTTCAAGATCGGCCAGAACAGCGGCAACCCGCTGGCCATGTACTTAGGCGACGTCTGCACCGTTACGCTGAACCTGGCAGGACTTCCGGGACTCAGCATTCCCTGCGGCTATAAAAACGGCCTGCCTATCGGCATGCAGCTCATCGGCAAGGCCCTCGATGAAGAAACGCTGCTCCGTGCGGCTTACACCTTTGAACAGAATAGAACGGACTTGCGCAAGCCGTTGCCTATGGGGGAGGTTGAATTATAATGAAATACGAATCCGTTATCGGCTTGGAAGTCCACGTCGAACTGAAAACGAAGACAAAGATTTTCTGCGGCTGCAGCACTGAATTCGGCGCCGAACCGAATACCCACGTCTGCCCGGTCTGCCTGGGCCTGCCCGGCGTGCTGCCCGTCCTCAATAAGGAAGTGCTCCACTTTGCCGTCAAGGCAGGGCTGGCGCTGCACTGCGACATTTTGCCGTACAGCAAATTTGACCGCAAAAACTACTACTATCCCGATTTGCCGAAAAACTTCCAGACATCCCAGTTTGACCTGCCTATCTGCAAGGGCGGCTACGTGGATATCGAAGTCAACGGCGAACAGCGCCGCATCCACCTGACCCGCATCCACATGGAAGAAGACGCCGGCAAGCTCGTTCACAGCGGCGGCAGCATCGACACGGCTGATTCGTCCTGTGTCGACTACAACCGCACGGGCGTGCCTCTCCTGGAAATCGTCGGCGAACCGGAGCTGCGCAGCGGCGAAGAAGCGCGGGCCTATTTGGAAAAGCTGCGTTCCATTCTCCAGTACTTAGGCGTATCGGACTGCCGTCTCGAAGAAGGCAGCATGCGCTGCGACGCCAACATCTCCGTCCGTCCTGTCGGCAGCGACAAGCTCGGCACGAAGACGGAATTGAAGAATATCAACTCCTTCAGCGGCGTGCAGAAGGGTATTGAATATGAAGCCGTCCGCCAGGCCCAGATCCTCGAAGAAGGCGGCACAATTCAGCAGTGCACCCGCGGCTGGGACGACGCCAAGGGTGTTACGTTCCTCCAGCGCGTCAAGGAAGGCGACAGCGATTACCGCTATTTCCCCGAACCGGATTTGATTCCCATCGAAGTATCGCCGGAATACATTGAAGAAGTCCGCAAGGAACTGCCGGAAATGCCCGACGCCCGCAAGAAGCGCTTTATGGACGAATTGGGCCTGCCCGAATACGACGCCAACCTGCTGACCTTGGAAAAGCAGACGGCAGACTATTTCGAAGACGTCGTCAAATGCGGCGTCGACGCCAAGACGGCATCGAACTGGATGCTCGGCGAATTTGCCAAGCTCCTCAATGAAAACGGCGTAGGCGCTGTCGACTCGCCCGTGCAGCCGGCGGCGCTGGCCGAACTGCTCCAGCTCATCGCCAAGAACACCATTTCCGGCAAAATCGCCAAGAAGGTACTGCCTGAAATGTGGAAATCCGGCAAGTCGGCCAATGACGTCGTAAAAGAACAGGGCCTCGTACAGATTACCGATACGGGCGCACTGGAAGAACTGGTCAAGAAGATCATCGAAGCCAATCCGCAGTCCGTTGCCGACTACAAGGCCGGCAAGAAGAAGGCTATCGGCTTTCTCGTCGGCCAGATCATGAAGGAAACGAAAGGCCGGGCTAACCCCGGTGTCGTCAACGAGCTCTTGACGAAAAATTTGCAATAGTGTAAGTACTGCGCGTTAACAGAAACACCGCTTATGCCGTAATCCACATAAGCGGTGTTTCTTGTAGTTAGGAGATATAATGAACATTATAGAAATTAAAGGGAACAGAGATGCCTATATTGAGCCCTTGACGGAACTGTGGGAACAGTCGGTCAAGGCGACGCACGATTTTTTATCGGCCGACGAAATAGCGGCCATTAAGAAGTATGTGCCGCAGGCTCTGGGCGGCGTGCCCGTATTAGTCGTGGCTCGCAGCGAGCAACAGGCCATGACGGCCTTCCTGGGATTGGACGGCGGCCGCATTGAAATGCTTTTCGTCTCGCCGGATGAACGGGGAAAGGGCATTGGAAAAGCCTTGATTCAGCAGGCTGTGGAACGATACGGGGCTTGGGAAGTAACGGTAAACGAGCAAAATCCCCAGGCCGTCGGCTTTTACGAGCGCATGGGATTTACGGTGTATAAACGGTCGGATTTGGACGAGCAGGGAAATCCTTATCCGCTGCTGTACATGAAGCTGCCAAGATAAGGTATCCATAAAGTATATAAAAATCTGCCGCCTTACGGAACGAACGCGTAGGACGGCAGATTTTTTTGCAGATTATAAAAAGATGTATTTTCCAATGAAGATGACCGCCAGAATGTACATGAGCAGGCTGATTTTTTCTCGTTTTCCCGTCAGGACGTTGAGGATGACATAGGAGATGATACCGAAAGAGATGCCTTCGGAAATGCTGTAGCAGAAGGGCATGGCAATGATGGTAATGTAGGCCGGAATGGCTTCGCTGAAATCGTCAAAGTCGATGCCGGCAACAGAGGTCAGCATGAGGAACCCGACGATGACCAGGGCCGGCGCGGTGGCGAAGGCCGGGATGGCCATGAAGAGAGGTGACAGGAACAGGGACAGGGCGAAAAACAGGGCGACGAACAACGCCGTCAAGCCCGTGCGGCCTCCTTCGCTGACGCCGGTAGCGCTTTCGACGAAGGTCGTCGTCGTACTGGTGCCGAGGACTGCGCCGAAGGTCGTGGCGACGGCGTCAGCCATGAGGGCTCCCTTGATGCGGGGCAGCTTGCCGTCGGCGTCGAGCATGTTGGCCTTGGAGGATACGCCGATGAGCGTACCTAAGGTATCGAAGATATCGACGAATAAGAAGGCGAACATGACGATGAGGAAATCGACGGACCAGAGGCGGCTGAAATCGAGGTGCCCGAAGATCGGAGCGATACTGGCTGGAGCAAAGGCCGCCGCGCCGGCAGATACGTCAGGGATTACGCTGTACATGTGCAGTTCCGGATTGGGGACGTACAGGCCGGTCAGTTCGCAGAGGACTGCTAATATCCATGTAAATAAGATGCCCCAGAGGACGTTGCCGCGGACGCGGCGGATCATGAGGAAGGCCGTAAACAAGATGCCCAGCATAGCCAGCAATACCGTAATGCCTACGGTGTGGAAGGTGCCGTCGGCGACGGCCTGCTTAAAGGAAAAGAGGGAAATCTTCGTAGCCGGGTTGGCGACGATGATTTGGGCGTTGAACAGGCCGATGAGGGCGATAAACAAGCCGATGCCGGCGGACACTGCCTTTTTCAGGGTCATCGGTATGGCGTTGAAGATGGCTTCGCGGACGTTTGTCAAGGATAGGACGATAAAAATGACGCCTTCTACAAAGACGGCGGCCAAGGCCATTTCCCACGTATAGCCCATCTGCAGGACTACGGTATAGGCAAAAAAGGCGTTCAGGCCCATGCCGGGAGCCAGGGCGAAGGGATAGTTGGCAAAGAAGGCCATGCACAACGTGCCGATGAGGGACGCCAAGGCCGTCGCCGTGAGGACGGCGCCCTTATCCATGCCGGCGGCGCTCAGAATCGTCGGGTTGACGGCCAGAATATAGGCCATGGTCATGAAGGTCGTAATGCCGGCGATGAGCTCGGTTCTTACAGTCGTGCCGTTTTGCGTCAAATGAAACATACGTTCGAGGAAGTTCATAATGCACCCCTTTTGTGAATTTATAAAAATAAAATAAAAACATAGGTATGATTATATCTTTTTCAGGTCGAAATAGCAATGAAAAGGGTGAAAATATTTTTTATAGTCATATAAATTTGTCGTATAGAAGATGTTTTTCGGCAAGATGCTTTGGCTTCCCCGTAGCGGGTATGGTACAATATGAGTACCTATAATTGGCAAACAAAGGAGAGTTACTTATGGCTTCTGTATATAAAGACCTGTTGAAACGAAGAATTGAAGCGGCCAGGGGATCATTCCCTGCGACTTGGTTCTTAAACACTGCCGTATTGTCGACGTGTATACCCAGTCTATACGGGAAGGGGACATTGCTGTCATAGACGGCGTCCTCGCCGGTATCGGCGGTTCGTACGAAGGGCGGCGCGTCGTCGATGCCGGAGGGCGGTATGCCGCGCCGGGCCTCATCGACAGCCATATCCACATCGAGTCGTCCTACGTCAGTCCGGAAGAATTCGGCCGCCTCGTCGTTCCCCTGGGGACGACGACGATTATTGCCGACCCTCATGAAATCGCCAATGTCTGCGGACTGGCCGGATTGAAGTATATGGCCGAAGCGGCGGAGCAGACTGTTCTGGATATTCAGTTCATGGCTCCATCCTGCGTGCCGGCGACATCCTTCGACCACAGCGGCGCCGTCATCGGCGCGGAAGAGCTGGCCCGGGCTCTGCAGGACAGTTACATATTGGGCGTAGGGGAATTTATGAACTATCCCGGCGTCGCGGCAGCCCAGGACGACGTGCTGGATAAGTTAGCGGCGGCCCATGAAGCAGGCAAGATCGTCGACGGTCACAGTCCGGGCCTCCATGGCGGCGGGCTGCAGGCTTACGCCGCTGCCGGAATTCGGACGGACCATGAATGCTCCACTGCCGAGGAAGCGCTGGAGCGAATTTCCCTCGGCATGTACGTCCTCCTGCGAAACGGTTCGGCCTGCCGCGATTTGCCGAATCTCATCGGCGCCGTCACGCCGCAGAACCTGCGCCGGTTCCTGCTGTGTTCCGACGATCTGCATTTGAAAACGATATTTTCCAAGGGCCATTTGAACGAGCACCTGCGGCTGTGCGTGCGGCACAGCATTTCGCCGGAAGGAGCCGTCACGATGGCGACGCTCAACGCTGCCGAATGCTACGGCTTGTCGGACCGCGGCGCTCTGGCGCCGGGAAAACGGGCCAACGGGCCGACGTCGTCTTGTTTGATGATTTGCAGGAGTTTTCCGTTTGGAAGACCTTTATTGCCGGCGAGGAGGTTGCGTCCGAAGGGGCGTATATTCCGCCTTTTACGCAGGCTGACACCAGTGCTGTCCGTCACACTGTGCATCTGGCCGGTTTTTCTGCCGACAAGCTGCGCATGGCCCTGCGCTCGCCGTCGGTCCATACGATAGATATTATCCCCGGCAGCGTCGTGACTCGCAAAGGGACGGCGACAGTAGCCG
This region of Megasphaera stantonii genomic DNA includes:
- the gatC gene encoding Asp-tRNA(Asn)/Glu-tRNA(Gln) amidotransferase subunit GatC — encoded protein: MKISAEEIKKIALLSRLEIKEDQIDAVGKQLNDILSYMDLMSQVDITDVQPTAHAVSMSNVMRDDVPHTSLPNDKALQNAPEPENGYFKVPKVIQD
- the cas1 gene encoding type II CRISPR-associated endonuclease Cas1, whose protein sequence is MYQHIVIESGAKLYQKNSQLFIEAEQIHHIPIEDIATLLLDNRRIAITGYCLETVVKNGAVVILCNEKHLPSAVMLPFAANSRRLKMINLQVGQTRPRKKQLWKQIIQQKIYNQGRCLELCGKENVVKKFIDKVKSGDSTNAEGTAAAAYFKALYGDEFIRHGSDVVNSILDYGYAVLRSSIARYLALYGFEPSLGIFHHSELNSFNLADDLIEPFRPIVDIYAYRYVGTEEKEMSAAVRRELVQLLSCNICSGNEVHAVHYAIERTVQSLIRAYTEKEKCLLLPELLPLQVHAYE
- the cas9 gene encoding type II CRISPR RNA-guided endonuclease Cas9 (Cas9, originally named Csn1, is the large, multifunctional signature protein of type II CRISPR/Cas systems. It is well known even to general audiences because its RNA-guided endonuclease activity has made it a popular tool for custom editing of eukaryotic genomes.); translated protein: MNYVLGLDIGITSVGWAVLELDTHDEPIRIVDLNSRIFEKAEVPKTGESLAAPRRMARSARRLTRRRRFRLHRVRRYLIRNRILDARQVEELYVDSIGKTDIYELRYQALSQPVSNSDWARLLIFFAKHRGFKSNRKHISDSGDEGQMLNAITENQEILNNYHTVGEMLYKNEKFKACKRNKGGSYAFTVSRDMLADEIHALFDVQRSLGQAYASEELEEEYMELFSAQRNFDEGPGMNSPYSGNQIEKMIGCCTFEDDEKRAPKASYAFMAFNVWQKINHLRVTCEGTDRSLSQAEKETLAALAWKKENITFKDIRNKLGLDDTVRFLDVNYNLDKYKTAEEAEKKVKFSWVKEYHAIRKALDKVKKDRISELSHEQIDTIAYAFTVYKNDEAIKRYLLEHAIELADAEALLENISGFSKFGHLSVKACYKLLEPLQQGHVYTKACEIAGYDPQKSNQENISDIPNPVVKRALSQALKVIKAIIRQYGCPPVEIHIELARELAKSAKERTVLEKAMKDNQSRNEKIKTKLHELNVMQPTGLDIVKYKLYEQQQGDCAYSQKKFDVNRLLHDPTYAEVDHIIPYSRSFDDTYRNKVLVLTKENRDKGNRTPMEYFQDKPERKEAFINWVKRTISDGKKRNNLLRVNYSADAEKEWKDRHLQDTQYISRYLYNYLKRHIELKEGYTDRKRRIIPVNGAVTAYVRKRLGISKIRENGDLHHAVDAVIIACVTQGVVNKISRYSKIKELRQFMTADGMIVDKETGEVLQTTNPRKTDPFPEPWPKFRQELEARVSDNPAEAIAALGLPTYKGIVNISAPFVSRMPNRKVHGPAHADTIRSPKLRKEGYVISKTTLSKLKLKNGEIEGYYNPSSDRLLYEALKQRLEAFGGDGKKAFKEPFYKPKADGTFGAEVKKVKLIEAATLLVSVNNGKGVAQNDSNNGMVRVDVFGVDENGKLGYYFVPIYVADTIRDILPNKAIIQGKKYTDWKVMKDDDFLFSLYSNDLIYIESAKEIVLHTIKESTLPSDYNIKKGFLYYKGTHGRNATLTVVNHDGTYTKGSMGAKGLLCLKKCTVDVLGNIHYVKKERRLGFK
- the cas2 gene encoding CRISPR-associated endonuclease Cas2, giving the protein MRLIVMFDLPVRTKAERRAATQFRQFLLKDGYYMMQFSVYVRLCNGMEAANKHRMRILHALPKAGSIRTLLITERQFESMEILCGANCQAKCNFLE
- a CDS encoding IS30 family transposase, with translation MCHYHHLTLSERENLLFFRAQSYSISRIAAALGRDKSTISRELRRNTVNGKYLPITAQQQYARRRKACKPHKRLENAELFALVKNLFLVHHWSPEEIAGRLQLEHQKALLSYATIYRAIYAGMFDETSSSHGSRGAVRRLRHHGKSRHTRQYQERRGSIPISHDISERPAGAANRSRRGHWECDTIAGKTGKACLVTLVDRKSRYLVGGKAAKKTAQAVNTVLLQVLQGQPVKSLTPDRGKEFAHHAAVTEALNGVPFYFPPPHQPWQRGSNENTNGLVREYFPKGTDITLVPEAYVQAVFAELNRRPRKCLGYKTPYEVHYSKKLHLA
- the gatA gene encoding Asp-tRNA(Asn)/Glu-tRNA(Gln) amidotransferase subunit GatA yields the protein MVTIHGLHDKLVKGELSAVELTKAYIARKDAVEPQVQAFLSDNREFALEAAAAVDKKIAAGEAIADLAGVPGAIKDNICIKGQYATCASKMLKNFKSPYNATVIEKLMDVDYVSLGKTNMDEFAMGSSTENSAFQITHNPWGLDYVPGGSSGGSAAAVAAGECVWSLGSDTGGSVRQPAAYCGVVGLKPTYGLISRYGLIAFASSLDQIGTFTNDVEDCAIVLNAVAGHDAKDSTSIPQAKKDYKQALVNDVKGMKIGIPEEFFGEGLDAECRKALDEAIETYKKLGAEIVPVSMPHVKYGIAAYYIIAPAEASSNLARYDGVGFGLRVEGKDIVDMYIKTRSEGFGPEVQRRILLGTYVLSSGYYDAYYLRAMKVRTLIKHDYDEALKQCDVLLTPTAPDTAFKIGQNSGNPLAMYLGDVCTVTLNLAGLPGLSIPCGYKNGLPIGMQLIGKALDEETLLRAAYTFEQNRTDLRKPLPMGEVEL